A genomic stretch from Kogia breviceps isolate mKogBre1 chromosome 1, mKogBre1 haplotype 1, whole genome shotgun sequence includes:
- the GPR153 gene encoding probable G-protein coupled receptor 153 — MSEERRLPGSAVGWLACGGLSLLANAWGILSVGAKQKWKPLEFLLCTLAATHMLNVAVPIATYAVVQLRRQRPDYEWNEGLCKVFVSAFYALTLATCFSVTSLSYHRMWMVRWPVNYRLSNAKKQAVHTVMGIWMVSFILSALPAVGWHDTSERFYTHGCHFIVAEIGLGFGVCFLLLVGGSVAVGAVCTAVALFQTLAARMGRRAERHAFTVPTIVVEDAQGKRRSSIDGSEPARTSLQITGLVATIVVIYDCLMGFPVLVVSFSSLWADASAPWMALCVLWCSVTQALLLPVFLWACDRYRADLKAVWEKCMALMANNEDPDGETSLEGGMPPDLVLDRSLDYSYAGDFVALDRTAKFELSALEGDLAQFYPLRPLQEDKMQYLQVPPTRRFSHDDADVWAAVPLPTFLPRWGSGEDLAALVLPGGPDRRRGGLLAEDGPPFRPRRRSAESLLSLRPPALDDGPRLAPGSPPGSPRRRAAPGARCASASLLPDAFALTAFEREPQALRRQPASPGPFAARALTRDGAQPGGDAAPPGGGGAQRGPGPRPAAHARPRTLRTGLSASWGEPGGLRAAGGGGGGTSSFLSSPSESSGYVTLHSDSMGSAS, encoded by the exons ATGAGTGAGGAACGGCGGCTGCCCGGCAGCGCGGTAGGCTGGCTGGCCTGCGGAGGCCTCTCCCTGCTGGCCAACGCGTGGGGCATCCTCAGCGTGGGCGCCAAGCAGAAGTGGAAGCCCCTGGAGTTCCTGCTGTGCACGCTCGCGGCCACCCACATGCTCAACGTGGCCGTGCCCATCGCCACCTACGCCGTGGTCCAGCTGCGGCGCCAGCGCCCCGACTACGAATGGAACGAGGGCCTCTGCAAGGTCTTCGTCTCCGCCTTCTACGCCCTCACCCTGGCCACCTGCTTCTCCGTCACCTCCCTCTCCTACCACCGCATGTGGATGGTCCGCTGGCCCGTCAACTACCG GCTAAGCAACGCCAAGAAGCAGGCGGTGCACACGGTCATGGGCATCTGGATGGTGTCCTTCATCCTGTCGGCGCTGCCCGCCGTCGGCTGGCACGACACGAGCGAGCGCTTCTACACCCACGGCTGCCACTTCATCGTGGCCGAGATTGGCCTGGGCTTCGGCGTCTGCTTCCTGCTGCTGGTGGGGGGCAGCGTGGCCGTGGGCGCGGTCTGCACGGCCGTCGCCCTCTTCCAGACGCTGGCGGCGCGGATGGGGCGCCGGGCTGAGCGCCACGCCTTCACCGTGCCCACCATCGTGGTGGAGGACGCGCAGGGCAAGCGCCGCTCCTCCATCGACGGCTCCGAGCCCGCCAGGACCTCGCTGCAGATCACCGGCCTGGTGGCCACCATCGTCGTCATATACGACTGCCTCATGGGCTTCCCCGTGCTG GTGGTGAGCTTCAGCAGCCTGTGGGCTGACGCCTCGGCGCCCTGGATGGCCCTGTGTGTGCTGTGGTGCTCGGTGAcccaggccctgctgctgccCGTATTCCTCTGGGCCTGCGACCGCTACCGCGCTGACCTCAAGGCTGTCTGGGAGAAGTGCATGGCCCTCATGGCCAACAATGAGGACCCGGATGGCG AAACCAGCCTGGAAGGTGGCATGCCCCCAGACCTAGTGTTGGACCGCTCCCTGGACTACAGCTATGCGGGTGACTTCGTGGCCCTGGACAGGACGGCCAAGTTTGAGCTCTCTGCCCTGGAGGGGGACCTGGCCCAGTTCTACCCTCTGCGGCCCTTGCAGGAGGACAAGATGCAGTACCTGCAG GTCCCGCCCACGCGACGCTTCTCCCACGACGACGCGGACGTGTGGGCCGCCGTTCCGCTGCCCACGTTCCTACCGCGCTGGGGCTCCGGCGAGGACCTGGCCGCCCTGGTGCTGCCCGGCGGGCCCGACCGGCGCCGCGGCGGCCTGCTGGCGGAGGACGGGCCCCCCTTCCGCCCGCGCCGGCGCTCGGCCGAGAGCCTGCTGTCGCTGCGCCCCCCGGCCCTGGACGACGGCCCGCGCCTCGCCCCCGGCTCGCCCCCCGGCAGCCCGcgccgccgcgccgcgcccggCGCCCGCTGCGCCTCGGCCTCGCTGCTGCCCGACGCCTTCGCGCTGACCGCCTTCGAGCGGGAGCCGCAGGCCCTGCGCCGCCAGCCCGCCTCGCCCGGGCCCTTCGCCGCCCGCGCCCTTACCCGCGACGGCGCCCAGCCCGGCGGGGacgcggcgccccctggcggcggcggcgcgcaACGGGGCCCCGGGCCGCGCCCGGCCGCACACGCGCGTCCCAGGACCCTGCGGACCGGCCTGAGCGCGTCGTGGGGCGAACCCGGGGGCCTGCgcgcggcgggcggcggcggcggcggcaccaGCAGCTTCCTGAGCTCGCCCTCGGAGTCGTCGGGCTACGTCACGCTGCACTCGGACTCGATGGGTTCGGCGTCTTAG
- the HES3 gene encoding transcription factor HES-3 gives MEKKRRARINVSLEQLRSLLEKHYSHQIRKRKLEKADILELSVKYMKSLQNSVQGLWPVPSGAEHPSGFRGCLPGVSQLLRRGEEGGDGLRCPLAHERAGGSTLDSAGPGPEAPARRGPGAPPVWAPAPAAGGSRSPPARLLFSGGLPAQSTSIPAPQSASRRFAESPGPGLRLWRPW, from the exons ATGGAGAAGAAGCGACGCGCGCGCATTAATGTGTCGCTGGAGCAGCTCAGATCGTTGCTGGAGAAACACTACTCTCACCAG ATCCGGAAACGCAAGTTGGAGAAGGCAGACATACTGGAGCTGAGCGTCAAGTACATGAAAAGCCTTCAGAACTCGGTGCAAG ggcTCTGGCCGGTGCCCAGCGGAGCCGAGCACCCGTCGGGCTTCCGCGGCTGCCTGCCGGGCGTCAGCCAGCTTCTGCGGCGCGGAGAGGAGGGCGGCGACGGCCTGCGCTGCCCCCTGGCGCACGAGCGCGCGGGTGGCAGCACCTTGGACAGCGCCGGGCCCGGCCCCGAGGCGCCCGCGCGGCGCGGCCCCGGCGCGCCCCCCGTTTGGGCCCCTGCTCCCGCCGCCGGCGGCTCGCGGTCCCCGCCAGCCCGGCTCCTCTTCTCTGGAGGTCTCCCCGCGCAGTCCACCAGCATCCCCGCGCCGCAGTCGGCGTCTCGCCGCTTCGCCGAGAGCCCGGGGCCGGGGCTGCGCTTGTGGCGGCCCTGGTGA